A DNA window from Natronogracilivirga saccharolytica contains the following coding sequences:
- a CDS encoding thioredoxin family protein, whose translation MKLIGSSLTILLIAFSFIGTAISAGSDTPSVGDTAPDFTLKDAYGEAHSLSDYEGEYIVLEWLNHECPFVIKHYDSGNMQMLQEYYGDKGVVWFSIISSAPGKQGYLEPDEASEITKQKEASPKGVLLDPDGVVGRAYDAKVTPHMYIINPEGELVYMGAIDDNPSANPDDIEGARNFVSEALDNLLDGQPVEVQSHQPYGCTVKY comes from the coding sequence ATGAAATTAATTGGAAGCAGCTTAACTATTCTATTGATAGCGTTTTCCTTCATTGGCACGGCAATATCCGCCGGCAGTGACACGCCTTCGGTTGGTGATACGGCACCTGATTTCACTCTGAAAGATGCCTATGGTGAAGCCCACTCACTGTCTGATTATGAAGGTGAGTACATCGTGCTGGAGTGGCTGAATCATGAGTGTCCTTTCGTCATAAAGCACTATGACTCCGGAAACATGCAGATGCTTCAGGAGTATTATGGCGATAAGGGAGTCGTCTGGTTCTCCATCATTTCATCAGCACCGGGAAAGCAGGGATACCTTGAACCTGATGAAGCTTCAGAGATCACAAAGCAAAAAGAGGCCAGTCCGAAAGGAGTACTTCTGGATCCCGACGGAGTGGTTGGCCGGGCGTATGATGCCAAGGTCACGCCCCACATGTATATTATCAATCCGGAAGGCGAACTGGTCTACATGGGAGCAATAGACGATAACCCAAGTGCAAATCCGGATGATATTGAGGGAGCCAGAAACTTTGTCAGTGAGGCTCTGGACAATCTCCTTGACGGTCAACCCGTTGAAGTTCAATCACATCAGCCATACGGCTGTACTGTAAAATACTGA